In a genomic window of Pseudomonas oryzihabitans:
- a CDS encoding heavy metal response regulator transcription factor, translated as MHILLIEDDQKTGEYLKKGLGESGYAVDWTQHGADGLHLALDGRYDLVILDVMLPGIDGWQIMEVLRKKLDVPVLFLTARDGLQDRIRGLELGADDYLVKPFSFVELLLRIRTLLRRGVVREPEHFHLADLQLDLLRRRVTRGDDLIVLTNKEFALLHLLLRREGEVLSRTLIAAEVWDMNFDSDTNVVDVAIKRLRAKVDNPYPVKLIHTVRGIGYVCEVRP; from the coding sequence ATGCACATCCTCCTTATCGAAGACGACCAGAAGACCGGCGAGTACCTGAAGAAGGGGCTCGGCGAATCCGGCTACGCGGTCGACTGGACCCAGCACGGCGCCGACGGCCTGCACCTGGCCCTCGACGGCCGCTACGACCTGGTCATCCTCGACGTCATGCTGCCCGGCATCGACGGCTGGCAGATCATGGAAGTGCTGCGCAAGAAACTCGACGTGCCGGTGCTCTTCCTCACCGCCCGCGACGGCCTGCAGGACCGCATCCGCGGCCTGGAGCTGGGCGCCGACGACTACCTGGTCAAGCCCTTCTCCTTCGTCGAGTTGCTGCTGCGCATCCGCACCCTGCTGCGCCGCGGCGTGGTCCGCGAGCCCGAGCACTTCCACCTGGCCGATCTGCAGCTGGATCTCCTGCGGCGGCGGGTGACCCGCGGCGACGACCTCATCGTCCTGACCAACAAGGAATTCGCCCTGCTGCACCTGCTGCTGCGCCGGGAAGGCGAGGTGCTGTCGCGCACCCTGATCGCCGCCGAGGTCTGGGACATGAATTTCGACAGCGACACCAACGTGGTGGACGTGGCCATCAAGCGGTTGCGGGCCAAGGTCGACAACCCCTACCCGGTCAAGCTGATCCACACCGTGCGTGGCATCGGCTACGTCTGCGAGGTGCGGCCGTGA